A genomic window from Anthonomus grandis grandis chromosome 4, icAntGran1.3, whole genome shotgun sequence includes:
- the LOC126735286 gene encoding uncharacterized protein LOC126735286 has translation MDHSLDNYAEFETELTALEEESRKKKLQEKEAQRADLNIETRIKIISRYFLRLSWHRKKELVLTIIRNLNCMDSILRLISYMSVWFGKMATYTNVSAQCKLADPQIIMDHNRSMQLDYLEATIAEDVQWIAGLSKVNQVQVIISLLQLGGGGLQKKIYIPTVKIYNEQVHKLEKNEKTPSQKDLMSVLEEEIELKKKEDQYPKHHQLTIAVDKLRKKWDETILKHTKEVFGAKINEKTDNVEKKSAKTENKKAHKKDKKGGKTATESPDWIQMLPIWIIKKIFDHFDNKTLQYLKKVNNHWAYVCDSLMKDRHGKEFLNEAIAKMSSKVDQEILKEYYEREKNLQAKREPECSTRRRIKKLITRGAVLKEMRPNVPKSKQTSTCLTTSLTDRQDPSFYDPIEKLEVFPRLIREDLLLYKSYPCILKDLNILIDVEAEVEKQKDTLSYSLSQIMSDTFSLSEANLADW, from the coding sequence atggatCACTCGTTAGACAATTACGCGGAGTTTGAAACTGAATTAACCGCCCTCGAAGAAGAATcgagaaaaaagaaattgcAAGAAAAAGAAGCACAAAGGGCCGACCTAAATATAGAAAcaaggataaaaataatttcgagATATTTCTTAAGGCTCTCATGGCACCGGAAAAAGGAACTGGTACTCACAATTATCCGCAATTTAAACTGCATGGATTCGATTTTACGCCTTATCAGTTATATGTCCGTTTGGTTTGGTAAAATGGCTACTTATACCAATGTTAGTGCTCAGTGCAAGCTGGCTGACCCCCAGATAATTATGGACCACAATAGGTCTATGCAATTGGACTATTTGGAAGCCACAATTGCTGAAGATGTTCAGTGGATTGCCGGACTGTCCAAGGTTAACCAAGTACAAGTTATCATCAGCCTTTTGCAACTTGGAGGTGGGGGATTGCAGAAGAAAATTTACATTCCTACAGTGAAAATATACAATGAGCAGGTACATAAGTTGGAGAAGAATGAGAAAACCCCTTCTCAGAAAGATTTGATGTCAGTTCTTGAAGAAGAAATTGAACTCAAGAAGAAAGAGGACCAATATCCTAAACACCATCAACTTACTATCGCAGTGGACAAGTTAAGGAAGAAGTGGGATGAGACAATTCTTAAGCATACCAAAGAAGTTTTTGGagcaaaaattaatgaaaaaactgATAACGTTGAGAAGAAAAGTGCAAAAACAGAGAACAAGAAAGCACATAAGAAAGACAAAAAAGGAGGCAAAACCGCTACAGAATCCCCGGACTGGATTCAAATGCTTCCCATatggattataaaaaaaatatttgaccattttgacaataaaaccttgcaataccttaaaaaagtaaacaatcATTGGGCTTACGTTTGCGACAGCTTAATGAAAGATCGACATGGAAAGGAGTTTCTAAACGAAGCGATTGCAAAAATGTCTTCGAAAGTTGACCAAGAGATCCTCAAAGAATATTATGAGAGAGAAAAAAATCTCCAGGCAAAAAGAGAACCTGAATGTTCAACTAGACGCcgaataaaaaaactaattacaaGGGGCGCAGTCTTAAAGGAGATGCGCCCTAATGTCCCCAAATCAAAGCAAACATCCACATGTTTAACCACATCATTGACTGATAGGCAAGATCCTAGTTTTTATGACCCAATTGAAAAACTGGAAGTTTTTCCAAGGTTGATTAGGGAAGATTTGCTGCTGTACAAAAGTTATCCGTGCATTTTAAAGGATTTGAATATATTAATTGACGTGGAAGCCGAAGTGGAGAAGCAAAAGGACACTTTGAGTTACTCTTTAAGTCAGATTATGAGTGATACTTTTAGCTTGAGTGAAGCTAACTTGGCTGATTGGTAa